The following are from one region of the Platichthys flesus chromosome 2, fPlaFle2.1, whole genome shotgun sequence genome:
- the cidec gene encoding cell death activator CIDE-3, with the protein MDYAMKSLSLLTPSSFSKCVTASMSASASMTQQLLSGRAPRTKPFRVTNADCSVKKGIMADTLQDLMTKASESLSVPCVGALVLDEDGTGVDTEEFFQTLPDNTVLVLLEKGQKWSQHPDSPSRDQLGEQRRRHRTDVAKLTLDLYKNNPNDFIGCLNVKATLYGAYSVSYDLRCYAAKNMLKEALRWTIFSMQATGHILLGSSCYIEQLLDEEEEAEKSLALPQENRIRQLQSMLLGKIAH; encoded by the exons ATGGATTATGCCATGAAGTCTCTCAGCCTTTTGACTCCGTCTTCCTTCTCCAA GTGTGTGACAGCCAGCATGTCGGCCAGCGCCTCCATGACCCAGCAGCTCCTGTCAGGTCGAGCTCCTCGGACGAAACCCTTCAGAGTTACGAATGCCGACTGCAGTGTGAAGAAGGGCATCATGGCCGACACGCTGCAAGACCTGATGACcaag GCCAGCGAGTCGTTGAGCGTCCCGTGTGTCGGTGCCTTGGTGCTGGATGAAGACGGCACCGGCGTGGACACAGAGGAGTTCTTCCAGACGCTGCCTGACAACACCGTCCTCGTGCTGCTGGAAAAAGGACAGAAGTGGAGCCAACATCCA GACAGCCCCTCCAGAGATCAGCTCGGTGAGCAGAGGCGGCGGCACCGGACAGATGTGGCCAAGCTGACCCTCGACCTCTACAAGAACAACCCCAATGATTTCATTGGCTGCCTGAACGTGAAAGCGACCCTGTACGGTGCTTATTCCGTGTCCTATGACCTGCGCTGTTATGCTGCCAAAAATATGTTGAA GGAGGCTCTGCGATGGACCATCTTCTCCATGCAGGCCACGGGCCACATCCTGCTGGGCTCGTCCTGCTACatcgagcagctgctggatgaggaggaggaggccgagaaGAGCCTGGCGCTGCCACAGGAGAACAGGATCAGACAGCTGCAGAGCATGTTGCTGGGAAAGATCGCCCACTGA
- the LOC133961551 gene encoding cytochrome b-c1 complex subunit 1, mitochondrial, which translates to MAASLCQVGNTVGRALAKARSPLLLSLRRGQASVSYAQSLVGAPETQLTALDNGLRVASEETGHATCTVGLWISTGSRYENEKNNGAGFFLEHMAFKGTKNYPQAALEQQVESMGGHLSAYTSREHTAYYMKTLSKDLPKAVELLSEVVQSCSLNEAEIEQQRGVVLRELEEVEGNGQEVCLDMLHATAFQGTPLGHTVLGPSSNARTLNRQDLVDYISSHYKAPRMVLAAAGGVNHDELVSLAKSHFSGVSFEYEEDAIPVLSPCRFTGSEIRVRDDAMPLAHIAIAVEGASAASPDIVPLMVANSIIGSFDLTYGGGKHLSSRLARLAVEDNICHSFQAFHSSYSDTGLLGIHFVTDRHNIEDMMHWSQNAWMNLCTTVTESDVARGKNALKASLVGQLNGTTPICDDIGRHVLNYGRRIPLAEWDARIDAVTPRMVRDVCSKYIYDKCPAVAAVGPVEQLPDYNRVRSAMYWLRF; encoded by the exons ATGGCGGCGTCCCTGTGCCAAGTCGGCAACACCGTGGGTCGAGCCCTCGCTAAAGCCCGCAGT CCCCTACTGCTGTCTCTCAGGCGTGGTCAGGCCTCGGTCAGCTATGCTCAAAGCCTGGTGGGAGCCCCTGAAACCCAGCTCACCGCTCTCGACAATGGTTTAAGGGTCGCGTCTGAGGAGACTGGACATGCCACATGCACT GTTGGTCTATGGATCAGCACTGGCAGTCGCTATGAGAACGAGAAGAACAATGGAGCAGGCTTCTTCCTGGAGCACATGGCTTTCAAG GGAACAAAGAACTACCCTCAGGCGGCCCTGGAGCAGCAGGTGGAGTCAATGGGTGGTCACCTGAGCGCCTACACATCTCGGGAGCACACTGCATACTACATGAAGACCCTCTCAAAAGACCTGCCCAAAG CTGTGGAGTTGCTGTCAGAGGTGGTGCAGAGCTGCTCGCTGAATGAGGCAGAgatagagcagcagaggggcGTGGTGCTGCGTGAGCTTGAGGAAGTTGAGGGCAACGGGCAGGAAGTTTGTCTGGACATGCTGCATGCCACAGCCTTCCAGGGCACTCCTCTGGGACACACCGTGCTGGGACCTTCCAGCAATGCCAG GACTCTGAACCGACAGGACCTTGTCGATTACATCAGCAGTCACTACAAGGCTCCTCGCATGgtgctggctgctgctggag GTGTGAACCATGACGAGCTGGTCAGTTTGGCCAAGTCTCACTTCAGCGGAGTTTCCTTTGAGTACGAGGAAGACGCCATCCCTGTGCTGTCACCTTGCAGATTTACAGGCAGTGAG atCCGTGTGCGTGACGATGCTATGCCTCTGGCACACATTGCCATCGCTGTGGAGGGAGCCAGTGCTGCCAGCCCAGACATCGTGCCTCTCATGGTGGCCAACTCCATCATCGGGAGCTTTGACCTCACCTATGGTGGTGGAAAG CATCTGAGCAGCCGCCTGGCTCGCCTGGCAGTGGAGGATAATATCTGTCACAGCTTCCAGGCCTTTCACTCCTCCTACAGCGACACCGGCCTGCTGGGCATTCACTTTGTCACTGATAGACACAACATCGAGGACATGATGCACTGGTCCCAGAACGCCTG GATGAACCTGTGCACCACAGTGACAGAGAGTGATGTAGCCAGAGGCAAGAACGCTCTGAAGGCCAGCCTGGTTGGACAGCTCAATG GAACAACTCCAATCTGTGATGACATCGGCAGACACGTCCTGAACTACGGCCGGCGTATTCCTCTGGCTGAGTGGGACGCTCGCATCGAT GCCGTGACCCCCAGGATGGTTCGTGACGTCTGCTCTAAATACATCTACGACAAGTGTCCTGCTGTGGCAGCAGTCG GCCCCGTAGAGCAGCTGCCTGACTACAACAGAGTGCGCAGTGCCATGTACTGGCTCAGGTTTTAA
- the hmces gene encoding abasic site processing protein HMCES: protein MCGRTACTLAPDEVSRACSYRTRGGQRRQPRWRDGDADKYRPSYNKSPTTMSPVLLSQRHFDKDAPVDECVLASMRWGLVPAWFKEKDPSKMQYSTNNCRSENILEKKSYKYPLNKGQRCVILADGFYEWRRAEKNKQPFFIYFPQTPAGSSQEKAEDQDDLPTSARSEENSETARSADGSSLDSTEGGEEAPCEWTGWKLLTMAGLFDCWTPPGGGEPLYTYSVITVNASPNLQSIHDRMPAILNGEEEVRRWLNFGEVKSLDALKLLQSKNILTFHPVSSLVNNSRNNSPECLQPVDPSSKKEPKPTASSQRMMSWLKSSSTTKRKESDTRENEQQERKTVTQQKSTGGLQQWLQGANKKQRTKE from the exons ATGTGTGGAAGAACCGCGTGCACTCTGGCTCCAGACGAGGTGAGCCGAGCCTGCTCCTACAGGACCCGGGGCGGGCAGCGCAGACAGCCCCGCTGGAGGGATGGAGATGCGGACAAGTACCGGCCCTCCTACAACAAGAGCCCCACGACCATGAGCCCCGTCTTGCTGTCCCAGAGGCATTTCGACAAG GATGCTCctgtggatgagtgtgtgttggccTCCATGCGCTGGGGTCTCGTACCTGCCTGGTTCAAGGAGAAAGATCCGAGCAAGATGCAGTACAGCACCAACAACTGCCGCAGTGAGAACATACTGGAGAAGAAATCTTACAAG TACCCCCTGAATAAAGGACAGCGCTGTGTCATCCTGGCTGATGGGTTTTATGAGTGGAGGAGGGCGGAGAAAAACAAGCAGCCTTTCTTCATCTACTTCCCTCAGACTCCGGCAGGATCCAGTCAAGAGAAAGCAGAAGATCAGGATGACCTCCCGACCTCGGCTCGCAGTGAGGAGAATTCAGAGACGGCACGCTCTGCAGACGGATCCTCCCTTGACTCCACGGAG ggagggGAGGAAGCACCATGTGAATGGACAGGCTGGAAGTTGCTGACTATGGCTGGACTGTTTGACTGCTGGACACCTCCAGGTGGTGGAGAACCCCTTTATACTTACAGCGTGATCACTGTGAATGCTTCCCCAAACCTGCAGAGCATCCATGATAG GATGCCAGCTATCCTGAATGGCGAGGAGGAAGTGAGAAGATGGCTCAACTTTGGGGAGGTGAAGTCTCTTGATGCCCTCAAACTGCTCCAGTCTAAAAACATTCTGACTTTTCATCCTGTCTCTTCGCTCGTCAACAACTCGCGCAACAACTCTCCAGAGTGCCTTCAGCCTGTGGATCCTAGCAGTAAAAAG GAGCCCAAACCCACAGCCAGCAGTCAGAGGATGATGAGCTGGTTGAAAAGCAGCTCAACCACTAAGAGGAAGGAGTCGGACACTCGTGAGAATGAAcagcaagaaagaaagacagtgaCTCAGCAGAAGTCGACTGGAGGACTTCAGCAGTGGCTTCAGGGAGCCAATAAGAAACAGAGAACCAAGGAGTGA
- the rab7a gene encoding ras-related protein Rab-7a produces the protein MTSRKKVLLKVIILGDSGVGKTSLMNQYVNKKFSNQYKATIGADFLTKEVMVDDRLVTMQIWDTAGQERFQSLGVAFYRGADCCVLVFDVTAPNTFKTLDSWRDEFLIQASPRDPENFPFVVLGNKIDLENRQVTTKRAQAWCQSKNNIPYFETSAKEAINVEQAFQTIARNALKQETEVELYNEFPEPIKLDRNERAKPSAETCSC, from the exons ATGACGTCAAGGAAGAAAGTTCTACTCAAAGTCATCATCCTTGGAGACTCCGG AGTTGGAAAGACCTCATTGATGAACCAGTATGTGAATAAGAAGTTCAGTAACCAGTACAAAGCCACAATAGGAGCTGATTTCCTCACAAAAGAAGTCATGGTTGATGACAGACTTGTCACAATGCAG ATCTGGGACACAGCAGGTCAGGAGAGGTTCCAGTCCTTAGGTGTTGCGTTCTACCGTGGAGCTGACTGCTGCGTCCTGGTGTTTGACGTGACGGCACCCAACACCTTCAAGACCCTTGACAGCTGGAGGGACGAGTTCTTGATTCAGGCCAGCCCTCGAGACCCTGAGAACTTCCCCTTTGTGGTGCTGGGCAACAAGATTGACTTGGAGAACAGACAG GTTACAACCAAGAGGGCACAGGCTTGGTGTCAGAGCAAGAACAACATCCCATATTTCGAAACCAGCGCCAAGGAGGCAATCAATGTGGAACAGGCCTTCCAGACTATTGCACGCAACGCTCTTAAACAG GAAACCGAGGTTGAGCTGTACAACGAGTTCCCAGAGCCAATCAAGCTGGACAGGAACGAGCGAGCCAAGCCGTCGGCGgagacctgcagctgctga
- the rpn1 gene encoding dolichyl-diphosphooligosaccharide--protein glycosyltransferase subunit 1, giving the protein MALKAPVLAALLLLVAAVGSGVSADGLVNEEVKKTVDLSSHLAKMTAEIVLSNQGHTGVQSFILAVEADLAPHLAYIGASVKGDEEEDGMLELQQTSIQGQRGEFYRVQLPSTLSAGAQLMVKVEMTFSHVLKPFPTQITQAERQLVVFQGNHYLYSPYPTLSQTTRVRLATKTVETYTKLGNPTKTDEFIEYGPFRDVAPFSEDAMKLHFENNSPFLTISSITRIIEVSHWGNIAVEETVDLRHTGAALKGPFSRYDYQRQSDSGISSVKSFKTILPASAQDVYYRDEIGNISTSHLQVLEDSVEVEVRPRFPLFGGWKTHYIIGYNLPSYEYLYTLGDQYALKMRLVDHVYDDQVIDSMTVKIILPEGARNIHVDTPYKIDRMPNQLHYTYLDTFGRPVLVASKNNLVEQHIQDVVVHYNFNKILMLQEPLLVVGAFYILFFTVIIYVRLDFAITKDPAAEVRMKVASITEQVLTLVNKRLGLYRHMDEVVNRYKQSRDTGALNSGRKTLEADHRALTNEISSLQARLKAEGSDLADKVGEVQKLDGQVKELVCRSCQEAERLVAGKVKKEAYIESEKTLTSKRQELVSRIDSLLDAL; this is encoded by the exons ATGGCTCTTAAGGCGCCTGTGCTCGCCGCCTTACTGCTCCTGGTAGCCGCAGTGGGCTCGGGGGTTTCAGCGGACGGTTTGGTGaacgaggaggtgaagaagaccGTGGACCTGAGCTCCCATCTGGCGAAGATGACCGCGGAGATCGTGCTGTCCAACCAGGGACACACCGGGGTCCAGAGCTTCATTCTGGCGGTGGAGGCGGACCTGGCCCCGCACCTGGCTTACATCGGAGCCTCG GTGAAgggtgatgaagaagaggatggcATGCTCGAGCTCCAGCAGACATCAATCCAGGGCCAACG TGGGGAGTTTTACAGAGTGCAGCTGCCCTCCACTCTGTCAGCTGGTGCTCAGCTGATGGTGAAGGTGGAAATGACATTTAGCCATGTACTGAAGCCCTTCCCCACACAAATCACTCAAGCCGAGCGCCAGCTGGTGGTGTTTCAGGGAAACCACTACCTGTACTCACCGTACCCCACACTTAGCCAGACCACGCGTGTCCGCCTGGCCACCAAAACTGTGGAGACCTACACCAAGCTCGGCAACCCCACCAAGACGGATGAGTTTATTGAGTACGGACCCTTCCGTGATGTGGCCCCGTTCAGTGAG GACGCGATGAAACTCCATTTCGAAAACAACTCCCCCTTCCTCACCATCAGCAGCATCACTCGCATCATCGAGGTGTCTCACTGGGGCAACATTGCTGTGGAGGAGACCGTCGATCTGAGGCACACAGGAGCCGCCCTGAAGGGCCCGTTCTCACGTTACGATTACCAGCGTCAGTCCGACAGTGGCATCTCATCTGTCAAATCCTTCAAG aCTATCCTCCCTGCCTCAGCCCAGGATGTCTACTACAGAGATGAGATCGGGAACATCTCCACCTCCCACCTTCAGGTTCTGGAAGActcagtggaggtggaggtcaggCCTCGCTTCCCCTTGTTCGGAGGCTGGAAGACTCACTACATCATTGGCTACAATCTGCCCAGCTACGAGTACCTCTATACCCTGG GTGACCAATATGCACTGAAGATGAGACTAGTTGATCACGTGTACGATGACCAGGTCATCGACTCCATGACGGTGAAAATCATCCTTCCAGAGGGAGCTAG AAACATCCATGTGGACACACCGTACAAAATTGATCGGATGCCAAACCAGCTGCATTATACATATCTTGATACCTTTGGCCGACCTGTGCTGGTGGCCAGCAAGAACAACCTGGTGGAGCAGCACATTCAGGATGTTGTG GTTCATTATAACTTCAATAAGATCCTGATGCTGCAGGAGCCTTTGTTGGTTGTCGGGGCCTTTTACATTCTCTTCTTCACTGTCATCATCTATGTCCGCCTGGACTTTGCCATCACAAAG GACCCTGCTGCTGAGGTACGCATGAAGGTGGCCTCCATCACAGAGCAGGTGCTGACTCTGGTTAACAAACGTCTGGGTCTGTACAGACACATGGACGAGGTGGTAAACCGCTACAAGCAGTCCCGCGACACCGGGGCGCTTAATAGCGGCCGGAAGACGCTGGAGGCCGACCACCGGGCTCTCACCAACGAAATCAGCTCGCTGCAGGCCCGCCTCAAAGCCGAGGGCTCCGACTTGGCTGATAAG GTTGGCGAGGTGCAGAAGCTCGATGGCCAGGTGAAGGAGCTGGTGTGTCGCTCCTGCCAGGAGGCGGAGCGGCTGGTTGCGGGTAAGGTCAAGAAGGAGGCGTACATCGAGAGCGAGAAGACTCTGACCAGCAAGAGACAAGAGCTTGTCAGTCGCATCGACAGTCTGCTGGATGCTCTGTAA